The following proteins are encoded in a genomic region of Pyrus communis chromosome 11, drPyrComm1.1, whole genome shotgun sequence:
- the LOC137707966 gene encoding calcium-dependent mitochondrial ATP-magnesium/phosphate carrier protein 2-like isoform X2 produces the protein MPMEEDAMPSNNQKPGRIRNACNPVKKTGPVSMDHVLLALGETKEQRELRIRTLFNFFDTANVGYLDYAHIEAGLSALDIPSQYKYANDLLNVCDANQDGRVDYQDFKRYMDDKELELYRIFQAIDVEHNGCILPEELWDALVRAGIEIDDEELALFVERVDKDNNGVITFEEWRDFLLLYPQEATIENIYHYLERVCLVDIGEQTVVPGVTGKHVHASRYLIAGAVAGATSRTATAPLDRLKVILQVQTKRARIMPAVKDIWREGGLLGFFRGNGLNVLKVAPESAIRFYTYEMLKRFIVHANGEEDKATVSTATRLVSGGLAGAVAQTVVYPMDLVKTRIQTYTGEGRRIPSLRTLSRDIWVQEGPRAFYKGVVPSLLGIVPYAGIDLAAYETMKDMSKKYIVHEGEPGALVQLGCGTVSGALGATCVYPLQNASAH, from the exons ATGCCAATGGAGGAGGACGCAATGCCAAGCAACAACCAAAAGCCAGGCCGAATAAGAAATGCCTGCAATCCCGTTAAGAAAACCGGGCCTGTGTCCATGGATCACGTGCTTTTGGCCCTGGGAGAGACCAAGGAGCAGAGGGAGCTCAGAATCCGCACTCTCTTTAACTTCTTTGACACCGCAAATGTTGGTTATTTGGACTATGCCCACATTGAAGCCGGCCTCTCTGCCCTCGACATACCCTCCCAGTACAAGTATGCCAATGATTTGTTGAATGTCTGCGATGCGAATCAAGATGGCCGTGTCGACTACCAAGATTTTAAGCGCTACATGGACGATAAAGAGCTTGAGCTCTATCGCATCTTTCAAGCAATAGATGTCGAACATAATGGTTGCATTCTGCCTGAAGAGCTCTGGGATGCACTTGTAAGGGCAG GGATTGAAATTGATGACGAGGAACTTGCACTTTTTGTTGAGCGCGTTGATAAGGATAATAATGGTGTTATAACATTTGAAGAATGGAGAGATTTTCTTCTACTTTACCCTCAGGAGGCAACCATTGAGAATATTTATCATTATTTGGAAAGGGTATGCCTTGTTGATATTGGGGAGCAGACTGTTGTCCCAGGGGTCACCGGTAAGCACGTCCATGCTAGTAGATATTTGATTGCTGGAGCTGTAGCAGGGGCAACATCACGTACAGCTACCGCTCCTCTTGATCGTTTAAAGGTTATTTTGCAAGTACAAACAAAACGAGCTCGAATTATGCCAGCAGTAAAGGATATATGGAGAGAAGGGGGCTTATTGGGCTTTTTTCGTGGCAATGGATTAAATGTCTTGAAGGTGGCTCCTGAAAGCGCCATCAGGTTCTACACTTATGAAATGCTGAAAAGATTTATTGTCCATGCTAATGGTGAAGAAGATAAGGCTACTGTCAGCACTGCAACTCGCCTTGTTTCTGGTGGCTTAGCAGGTGCTGTGGCACAAACTGTGGTATATCCCATGGATCTTGTTAAGACACGAATCCAAACTTATACTGGCGAAGGCAGGAGAATTCCAAGTCTTAGAACTCTGTCTAGAGATATATGGGTTCAGGAGGGACCCCGGGCATTTTATAAGGGTGTTGTTCCATCTTTGCTTGGGATTGTCCCTTATGCTGGCATTGATCTTGCTGCTTATGAAACAATGAAAGATATGTCCAAGAAATATATTGTGCATGAAGGGG AACCTGGTGCTCTTGTACAATTGGGATGCGGGACAGTATCAGGAGCTCTTGGTGCAACTTGTGTTTATCCGTTACAG AATGCAAGCGCACACTGA
- the LOC137707966 gene encoding calcium-dependent mitochondrial ATP-magnesium/phosphate carrier protein 2-like isoform X1, with amino-acid sequence MPMEEDAMPSNNQKPGRIRNACNPVKKTGPVSMDHVLLALGETKEQRELRIRTLFNFFDTANVGYLDYAHIEAGLSALDIPSQYKYANDLLNVCDANQDGRVDYQDFKRYMDDKELELYRIFQAIDVEHNGCILPEELWDALVRAGIEIDDEELALFVERVDKDNNGVITFEEWRDFLLLYPQEATIENIYHYLERVCLVDIGEQTVVPGVTGKHVHASRYLIAGAVAGATSRTATAPLDRLKVILQVQTKRARIMPAVKDIWREGGLLGFFRGNGLNVLKVAPESAIRFYTYEMLKRFIVHANGEEDKATVSTATRLVSGGLAGAVAQTVVYPMDLVKTRIQTYTGEGRRIPSLRTLSRDIWVQEGPRAFYKGVVPSLLGIVPYAGIDLAAYETMKDMSKKYIVHEGEPGALVQLGCGTVSGALGATCVYPLQVVRTRMQAHTEYMGMGDVFRRTFQHEGLRGFYKGIFPNLLKVVPSASITYMVYESMKKSLDLG; translated from the exons ATGCCAATGGAGGAGGACGCAATGCCAAGCAACAACCAAAAGCCAGGCCGAATAAGAAATGCCTGCAATCCCGTTAAGAAAACCGGGCCTGTGTCCATGGATCACGTGCTTTTGGCCCTGGGAGAGACCAAGGAGCAGAGGGAGCTCAGAATCCGCACTCTCTTTAACTTCTTTGACACCGCAAATGTTGGTTATTTGGACTATGCCCACATTGAAGCCGGCCTCTCTGCCCTCGACATACCCTCCCAGTACAAGTATGCCAATGATTTGTTGAATGTCTGCGATGCGAATCAAGATGGCCGTGTCGACTACCAAGATTTTAAGCGCTACATGGACGATAAAGAGCTTGAGCTCTATCGCATCTTTCAAGCAATAGATGTCGAACATAATGGTTGCATTCTGCCTGAAGAGCTCTGGGATGCACTTGTAAGGGCAG GGATTGAAATTGATGACGAGGAACTTGCACTTTTTGTTGAGCGCGTTGATAAGGATAATAATGGTGTTATAACATTTGAAGAATGGAGAGATTTTCTTCTACTTTACCCTCAGGAGGCAACCATTGAGAATATTTATCATTATTTGGAAAGGGTATGCCTTGTTGATATTGGGGAGCAGACTGTTGTCCCAGGGGTCACCGGTAAGCACGTCCATGCTAGTAGATATTTGATTGCTGGAGCTGTAGCAGGGGCAACATCACGTACAGCTACCGCTCCTCTTGATCGTTTAAAGGTTATTTTGCAAGTACAAACAAAACGAGCTCGAATTATGCCAGCAGTAAAGGATATATGGAGAGAAGGGGGCTTATTGGGCTTTTTTCGTGGCAATGGATTAAATGTCTTGAAGGTGGCTCCTGAAAGCGCCATCAGGTTCTACACTTATGAAATGCTGAAAAGATTTATTGTCCATGCTAATGGTGAAGAAGATAAGGCTACTGTCAGCACTGCAACTCGCCTTGTTTCTGGTGGCTTAGCAGGTGCTGTGGCACAAACTGTGGTATATCCCATGGATCTTGTTAAGACACGAATCCAAACTTATACTGGCGAAGGCAGGAGAATTCCAAGTCTTAGAACTCTGTCTAGAGATATATGGGTTCAGGAGGGACCCCGGGCATTTTATAAGGGTGTTGTTCCATCTTTGCTTGGGATTGTCCCTTATGCTGGCATTGATCTTGCTGCTTATGAAACAATGAAAGATATGTCCAAGAAATATATTGTGCATGAAGGGG AACCTGGTGCTCTTGTACAATTGGGATGCGGGACAGTATCAGGAGCTCTTGGTGCAACTTGTGTTTATCCGTTACAGGTTGTCAGGACAAG AATGCAAGCGCACACTGAATATATGGGAATGGGTGATGTATTCAGGAGAACCTTCCAACATGAAGGGTTAAGAGGATTCTACAAAGGAATATTTCCTAATCTTCTTAAAGTAGTTCCATCTGCAAGCATTACTTATATGGTTTATGAGTCCATGAAAAAGAGTTTGGATCTGGGATAA